In Deinococcus puniceus, one genomic interval encodes:
- a CDS encoding tetratricopeptide repeat protein — protein MIEVATTWQQACTALAGGDYDTAFNVLDSAMREAGTHERARIALYVASVHALYGEMATNEVALALREARMLDAALQTEPLYVALMAELDARLREGEATPPPAAVRETADPLARFHAMCALALAEKPQEALDIALPSTELPEHLRWRLRSWQADSQEQLGHTTDAIHLYGEAAHLTSGLNRAIMLQEQAALMLTVGQTAEASAALDQARALYTGQEPDEGLNLATWYYLRAQAMLNLEQPDAAHEAIKEAARLEREHGDPSYGVALVRGQILTHLGLQEQAIAAFEEALKLASEPDRPYANHELGVALLDLDRPVDARERLEAVLQDPEYPYLPEVLADMAECDYRLGRLQEAQQTAEQALAQGAVVPASLVLGSVALDYYHLDDALEHYERVVREAAPDSRDWVTGHQMAADVMAQQGFLNPAAAYAHAQQALAHTPESDDWHVTLRDHLRKAEALMGSGGRTLN, from the coding sequence ATGATTGAGGTCGCCACCACCTGGCAGCAGGCTTGCACGGCTCTCGCAGGGGGCGATTACGACACGGCATTCAACGTGCTGGACAGCGCCATGCGGGAAGCCGGAACACACGAACGGGCGCGGATCGCCCTGTATGTCGCCAGTGTCCATGCGCTGTACGGAGAGATGGCCACCAACGAAGTGGCCCTGGCCCTGCGCGAAGCCCGCATGCTGGACGCCGCTCTACAAACCGAGCCGCTGTATGTGGCGCTGATGGCCGAACTGGATGCCCGATTGCGCGAGGGCGAGGCCACGCCGCCCCCGGCTGCCGTGCGCGAAACTGCCGATCCCTTGGCCCGCTTTCACGCCATGTGCGCCCTCGCGTTGGCCGAAAAGCCGCAGGAGGCGCTGGATATCGCGCTGCCCAGCACCGAACTGCCGGAGCATCTGCGCTGGCGCTTGCGTTCGTGGCAGGCCGACAGTCAGGAGCAGTTGGGTCATACGACGGATGCCATTCACCTGTACGGCGAGGCCGCGCACCTGACGAGCGGCCTGAACCGGGCGATCATGTTGCAGGAGCAAGCCGCGCTGATGCTGACGGTGGGCCAGACGGCGGAAGCCAGCGCTGCCCTAGACCAAGCCCGCGCCCTGTACACCGGACAGGAACCCGACGAAGGGCTGAATCTGGCGACGTGGTACTACTTGCGGGCGCAGGCCATGCTGAACCTGGAACAGCCCGACGCCGCGCACGAAGCGATTAAGGAAGCAGCCCGGCTGGAGCGCGAACACGGCGACCCCAGCTACGGCGTAGCGCTGGTGCGCGGCCAAATTCTGACCCATCTGGGTTTGCAGGAACAGGCCATTGCCGCCTTCGAGGAAGCCCTGAAACTGGCGAGTGAACCCGACAGGCCGTATGCCAACCACGAACTAGGCGTGGCCCTGCTGGATTTAGACCGCCCAGTTGATGCCCGCGAGCGCCTAGAAGCCGTGCTGCAAGACCCCGAATATCCCTATCTGCCCGAAGTGTTGGCCGATATGGCCGAATGCGACTACCGCCTAGGCCGCCTGCAAGAAGCGCAGCAAACTGCCGAGCAAGCGCTAGCGCAGGGCGCGGTGGTTCCCGCCAGTCTCGTGCTGGGCAGCGTGGCGCTGGATTACTACCATCTCGACGACGCCCTAGAACACTACGAGCGCGTGGTGCGCGAGGCCGCCCCCGATAGCCGGGACTGGGTCACGGGCCACCAGATGGCCGCCGACGTGATGGCCCAACAGGGCTTCTTGAACCCGGCGGCGGCGTATGCCCACGCCCAGCAGGCTCTGGCCCACACTCCCGAAAGCGACGATTGGCACGTGACCCTGCGCGATCATCTGCGAAAAGCGGAGGCCCTGATGGGCAGCGGCGGACGCACCCTGAACTGA
- the ftsH gene encoding ATP-dependent zinc metalloprotease FtsH, with product MKRLNPWLIVLFVLALFLMFSQAPLSGRATVNYNEFKNLLDQGVIKTLVVRESIGTVTLDAPSQVNVNTPQGPQPREVPGFTVRLPGSLATPDSGLIGELEAQNVNYRFEAPSQWLNIILSLLPILLLFGMMYFFFMRAQGGQSGVMQFGQSKAKKYGKENRVQTKFTDVAGHEEAKRELIEVVDFLKNPGKYHQIGAEIPKGVLLVGPPGTGKTLLARAVAGEADVPFFSVSASEFMEMFVGVGASRVRTLFEDARKSAPAIMFIDEIDSIGRKRGAGIGGGHDEREQTLNQILSEMDGFDKTSNVIVLGATNRPDVLDSALLRPGRFDRQVTIDLPTLKEREAILKVHLRNKPMAPGVDVPEIAKSTPYFSGADLKNVTNEAALEAARLSKTQIDMSDFYRALDKITLGLENGSLNVSPEERKAIAYHEAGHAVTSAVIPGSDKLQKVSIIPRGRALGAAFYLPEEQVLMSKERLENQLVVALGGRAAEEVFMGNVTSGAADDFRKATNIARKMVLEWGMGENFKNMALSTESGPVFLGEDMGRPKAFSEHTSQLVDEDVKRILNRAYERARQLVSDYTPAMHEVVEALLSQELITGDVVRAAVAKMGGSPEPMPQTTA from the coding sequence TTGAAGCGGTTGAATCCCTGGCTGATCGTTCTGTTCGTGCTGGCGCTGTTCCTGATGTTCTCTCAGGCACCTCTCAGCGGGCGTGCTACGGTCAATTACAACGAATTTAAGAATCTGCTCGATCAGGGCGTCATCAAGACGCTGGTGGTTCGGGAAAGCATCGGCACCGTTACGCTGGACGCCCCCTCTCAGGTCAATGTCAATACGCCGCAAGGCCCTCAACCCCGCGAAGTTCCCGGCTTTACCGTGCGCTTGCCCGGTAGCCTCGCTACCCCCGACAGCGGTCTGATCGGGGAACTCGAAGCCCAGAACGTGAATTACCGCTTCGAGGCTCCCAGCCAGTGGCTGAATATCATTCTCAGCCTGCTGCCCATTTTGCTCTTGTTCGGCATGATGTACTTCTTCTTTATGCGGGCGCAGGGCGGCCAGAGCGGCGTCATGCAGTTCGGCCAAAGCAAGGCCAAGAAGTACGGCAAAGAAAACCGCGTGCAGACCAAGTTCACCGACGTGGCCGGACACGAGGAAGCCAAGCGCGAACTGATCGAAGTCGTGGATTTCCTCAAGAATCCCGGCAAGTACCACCAGATCGGCGCGGAAATTCCCAAGGGTGTGCTGCTGGTCGGCCCTCCCGGCACCGGTAAAACGCTGCTGGCCCGCGCTGTGGCCGGAGAGGCCGATGTACCGTTCTTCAGCGTCAGCGCCTCCGAGTTCATGGAAATGTTCGTGGGTGTGGGGGCCAGCCGTGTTCGCACGCTGTTCGAGGACGCCCGCAAGAGTGCGCCCGCCATCATGTTCATTGACGAAATCGACTCGATTGGCCGCAAGCGCGGTGCAGGCATCGGCGGCGGCCACGACGAGCGCGAGCAGACGCTGAACCAGATCCTCTCGGAAATGGACGGCTTCGACAAGACCAGCAACGTGATCGTGCTGGGCGCGACCAACCGCCCCGACGTGCTGGATTCTGCCCTGCTGCGCCCCGGACGCTTCGACCGTCAGGTGACGATTGACTTGCCCACCCTGAAAGAGCGCGAAGCAATCCTGAAGGTACACCTGCGCAACAAGCCAATGGCTCCCGGCGTAGACGTGCCCGAAATTGCCAAGAGCACGCCCTACTTCAGCGGCGCAGACCTGAAGAACGTGACCAACGAAGCCGCGCTGGAAGCCGCCCGCCTCAGCAAGACCCAGATCGACATGAGCGACTTTTACCGGGCGCTCGACAAGATCACGCTGGGTCTGGAGAACGGCTCGCTGAACGTCAGCCCCGAGGAGCGCAAGGCGATTGCCTACCACGAGGCCGGACACGCCGTCACCTCCGCCGTGATCCCCGGTTCCGACAAGCTCCAGAAAGTCAGCATTATTCCGCGTGGGCGTGCGCTGGGTGCCGCGTTCTACCTGCCCGAAGAACAGGTGCTGATGAGCAAGGAGCGCCTGGAAAACCAACTGGTCGTGGCTCTGGGTGGCCGCGCCGCCGAAGAAGTCTTCATGGGCAACGTGACGAGCGGAGCCGCCGACGATTTCCGCAAGGCCACCAACATCGCCCGCAAGATGGTGCTGGAATGGGGCATGGGCGAGAACTTCAAGAACATGGCGCTGTCTACCGAAAGCGGCCCCGTGTTCCTGGGTGAAGACATGGGCCGTCCCAAAGCCTTCAGCGAGCACACCAGCCAACTCGTAGACGAGGACGTGAAGCGCATCCTCAACCGCGCCTACGAACGCGCCCGCCAACTGGTCAGCGACTACACGCCCGCCATGCACGAAGTTGTGGAAGCCCTGCTGAGTCAGGAACTGATTACGGGTGACGTGGTACGCGCCGCCGTAGCCAAGATGGGCGGAAGCCCGGAGCCGATGCCGCAAACGACGGCCTGA
- a CDS encoding Ppx/GppA phosphatase family protein → MKVAVADVGTNSSHLLIAEAHAGANQQGDFRVLDALKDRTKLGECLDAAGNMTPEGEHRLASALTRFKELAAAAGVSEVRVYATSALREAPNGSEVAARILARTGVYPAVISGEREGELTYLGVAHSVELGPDNVLLDLGGGSLEFARGGPDQAADILSLPLGSIRMTRAHLHHETRGNRTGIKAVQDAVRHALAPHAARFRIQSGTRVILSSGTAEAAAAVLSGREGSINGVGFSVADLAGLLERVRRLSPATRAKLPGLGNRADTIVAGLAVLHAALELLGAETVTVSEGALREGMLIEELSRFQSFSSGLSARQRSVLATAKRFGANLGHSQQVAALSRALMDGLIAAGVPFPEDARSLLTAAAALHETGQIVAQSSHHKHSAYLIRHAELRGFGPHDIERIAQVARYHRKSLPKPSHADFMTLPAADRALVSRLSAMLRVADGLDRSHAGQTQIHSLTRSGQGWTVQISGATPLDLAGARDKADLWTREFGGLEFKVMPAEKA, encoded by the coding sequence ATGAAAGTAGCTGTAGCCGATGTCGGCACCAATTCCAGCCACCTGCTGATTGCCGAGGCCCACGCCGGAGCCAACCAGCAGGGCGATTTCCGGGTGCTGGACGCCCTGAAAGACCGCACCAAATTGGGCGAATGTCTGGACGCCGCCGGAAACATGACGCCGGAAGGGGAACACCGCTTGGCCTCGGCGCTGACCCGCTTTAAGGAATTGGCCGCCGCAGCGGGCGTGAGTGAGGTGCGCGTGTACGCCACGAGTGCCCTGCGCGAGGCTCCCAACGGCTCCGAGGTAGCGGCGCGAATTTTGGCCCGCACCGGGGTTTATCCGGCGGTCATCAGCGGGGAGCGCGAAGGCGAACTGACGTATCTGGGCGTGGCCCACAGCGTAGAACTGGGGCCAGACAACGTGCTGCTCGACTTGGGCGGCGGCAGCTTGGAGTTTGCGCGGGGCGGCCCCGATCAGGCCGCCGACATCCTGAGCTTGCCCCTCGGCAGCATCCGCATGACGCGGGCGCACCTGCACCATGAGACACGGGGCAACAGGACTGGGATCAAGGCCGTGCAAGACGCCGTTCGGCACGCGCTGGCCCCCCACGCCGCCCGGTTCCGAATCCAGTCCGGCACCCGCGTCATTTTGTCCAGTGGCACCGCAGAAGCCGCTGCCGCCGTGCTTTCTGGCCGTGAGGGGAGCATCAACGGGGTGGGCTTTTCTGTGGCCGATCTGGCTGGACTGCTGGAGCGGGTGCGCCGCCTGTCGCCCGCCACACGCGCCAAACTGCCGGGACTGGGCAACCGTGCCGATACCATCGTGGCGGGCCTCGCCGTGCTGCACGCCGCGCTGGAGCTGCTAGGAGCCGAAACCGTGACCGTCAGCGAGGGAGCCTTGCGCGAAGGCATGTTGATCGAAGAACTCTCGCGCTTCCAGAGTTTCTCGTCGGGCCTGAGCGCCCGCCAACGCAGCGTGCTGGCCACCGCCAAACGCTTCGGCGCGAACTTGGGCCACTCGCAGCAAGTGGCCGCCCTGTCCCGCGCCCTGATGGACGGCCTGATTGCGGCGGGCGTGCCCTTTCCAGAAGACGCCCGCAGCCTGCTCACCGCCGCCGCCGCCCTGCACGAAACCGGGCAAATCGTGGCCCAGAGCAGTCACCATAAACACAGCGCCTACCTGATCCGGCACGCCGAGTTACGCGGCTTTGGCCCGCACGACATAGAACGGATCGCGCAGGTAGCCCGCTATCACCGCAAAAGTCTGCCCAAGCCGTCGCACGCCGACTTTATGACCCTGCCCGCCGCAGACCGCGCCCTCGTGTCGCGTTTGTCGGCCATGCTGCGTGTCGCAGACGGCCTAGACCGCTCGCACGCGGGCCAAACCCAGATTCACAGTCTGACTCGCAGTGGGCAGGGGTGGACGGTGCAGATCAGCGGGGCCACGCCGCTAGACCTTGCAGGCGCACGCGACAAGGCCGACCTGTGGACTCGGGAATTCGGGGGGCTGGAATTCAAGGTCATGCCAGCCGAGAAAGCCTGA
- a CDS encoding enoyl-CoA hydratase-related protein, translating to MTQPESPVILSHTSAGVRTLTLNRPDKLNAANDALLLMLTAELQAADADNAVRVVVITGAGRGFCAGQDLGDVSGRDMTFTEHLNHTYNPLIRTIRGLSKPVITAVNGVAAGAGASLALSGDIRLWAQSASLIEVFSNIALVPDSGSTWFLPRLVGYHRAFALMALADRVRADDALKYGLCEEILADEGFADAVQAYAERLASRPAHALKLTKQALNAAMTSTLDAALDLEAELQQLAGDHWEHEEGVTAFKAKRAPEFVRAATEPE from the coding sequence ATGACCCAACCCGAATCCCCAGTCATCCTGAGCCACACGAGCGCGGGCGTGCGTACCCTGACGCTGAACCGCCCCGACAAGCTGAATGCCGCCAACGACGCCCTGTTGCTGATGCTGACAGCGGAACTACAGGCCGCTGACGCTGACAACGCCGTGCGAGTGGTGGTCATCACGGGCGCGGGCCGGGGCTTTTGCGCGGGGCAGGATCTGGGCGACGTGTCGGGCCGCGACATGACCTTCACCGAACACTTGAACCACACCTATAACCCGCTGATTCGCACCATTCGCGGGCTGAGCAAACCCGTAATTACGGCAGTCAACGGCGTGGCAGCGGGCGCGGGCGCAAGCCTCGCTCTATCGGGCGATATTCGGTTGTGGGCGCAATCGGCCAGCCTGATCGAAGTGTTTTCCAACATTGCCCTCGTGCCAGACAGCGGCAGCACTTGGTTTTTGCCCCGCTTGGTGGGCTACCACCGCGCCTTTGCGCTGATGGCCCTAGCAGACCGGGTGCGGGCCGACGACGCGCTGAAGTACGGCCTCTGCGAAGAAATCTTGGCCGACGAAGGCTTTGCAGACGCGGTGCAGGCCTACGCCGAACGCCTCGCCTCGCGCCCGGCCCACGCGCTGAAGCTGACCAAGCAGGCGCTGAACGCCGCCATGACCAGCACGCTGGACGCCGCACTCGACCTAGAGGCCGAACTGCAACAATTGGCCGGAGACCACTGGGAGCATGAGGAAGGCGTGACCGCGTTCAAGGCCAAGCGTGCACCAGAGTTCGTGCGGGCGGCGACTGAACCCGAATGA
- the ruvX gene encoding Holliday junction resolvase RuvX: MTPTAPPTVLALDVSKRRIGFAVSAGGLAFGRGSIDRKRLPLDLKAVRLRVKESGAGLLLLGLPLDADGGHNAALDRVRAFGRILQEQGYTVAYQDERFTTQRARALGAADEDEAAAVQILELYLMGLKHNAPTEPEEWE, encoded by the coding sequence ATGACCCCCACCGCCCCACCCACCGTTCTCGCACTCGACGTCAGCAAGCGGCGCATCGGCTTTGCGGTCAGTGCCGGAGGGCTGGCGTTCGGGCGCGGTAGCATAGACCGCAAGCGCCTGCCCCTAGACCTGAAAGCCGTGCGCCTGCGCGTGAAGGAATCGGGGGCAGGGCTGCTGCTGCTGGGGCTGCCGCTGGACGCCGATGGCGGGCACAATGCCGCGCTAGACCGGGTGCGGGCCTTCGGGCGGATTTTGCAGGAGCAGGGCTACACGGTGGCCTATCAGGATGAACGCTTTACCACGCAGCGGGCGCGGGCGCTGGGGGCCGCCGATGAAGACGAGGCTGCCGCCGTGCAAATTCTGGAACTGTACCTGATGGGCCTGAAGCACAACGCGCCCACTGAGCCGGAAGAATGGGAGTAG
- a CDS encoding long-chain fatty acid--CoA ligase: MQGNMMDVPLTVPFILERARTTYAGREVVSLLVAGRDEAGQPIAHRHSTTYGAVADRALRLGAGLLGLGLQPGDRVATLAVNSFRHLEAYLGVPSAGLVLHTVNIRLHPEQIAWILNHAEDRVLLIENVFGAMIPAIKAACPKLEHILVLGPTPAPIPLPGVADYDAFVMGQEPLARYPQIAETDAAAMCYTSGTTGNPKGVLYTHRSTVLHSLVSAPKDGLNVGEADTVMPIVPMFHVNAWGLPYTCAMYGAKQVFGGVFSDGRTLAGLLQNEGVTITAGVPTIWMGLLAELDRAKAEGEAYDLHALERLIVGGSAAPESLLRAFWNNHGLTMLHAWGMTETHPLGTASSVPAGVDANSDEGFALRAKQGRAVPLVWLDLLSEEGEKLPHDGKTMGRLIARGPWIANSYFKGEGQSNFFELDGNLWFDTGDIATLDARGYMHIQDRSKDLIKSGGEWISSVDLENAIMAHPAVAQCAVIAMEDPKWDERPLAVVVPRPGQSVSHEEIIAFISPKFAKFWLPDATITAESIPIGATGKFLKREMREQYKDFKPGS, translated from the coding sequence ATGCAAGGCAACATGATGGATGTACCGCTCACCGTTCCCTTCATTCTGGAGCGGGCACGTACCACCTACGCTGGCCGTGAAGTCGTGAGTTTGCTGGTGGCAGGCCGCGACGAAGCCGGGCAGCCGATTGCTCACCGTCACAGCACCACCTATGGCGCGGTAGCTGACCGGGCCTTGCGTCTGGGCGCAGGTCTGCTGGGCCTCGGCCTGCAACCGGGCGACCGGGTAGCCACACTGGCCGTCAATTCCTTCCGGCACCTAGAGGCCTATTTGGGCGTGCCCAGCGCCGGATTGGTGCTGCATACCGTGAATATCCGGCTGCACCCAGAGCAGATCGCGTGGATTTTGAATCATGCCGAAGACCGCGTGCTGCTCATCGAAAACGTGTTCGGGGCCATGATTCCGGCCATCAAAGCTGCCTGCCCCAAGCTGGAGCATATTCTGGTGCTGGGGCCGACGCCTGCGCCTATTCCTTTGCCCGGCGTGGCCGACTACGACGCCTTTGTGATGGGTCAAGAACCTCTGGCCCGCTACCCCCAGATCGCTGAAACCGACGCGGCGGCCATGTGCTACACCAGCGGCACCACCGGAAACCCCAAAGGCGTGCTGTACACCCACCGCTCTACGGTGCTGCACTCGCTGGTCAGCGCCCCCAAAGACGGCCTGAACGTGGGCGAGGCCGATACCGTGATGCCGATTGTGCCCATGTTCCATGTGAATGCCTGGGGGCTGCCCTACACCTGCGCCATGTACGGCGCGAAACAGGTGTTCGGGGGCGTGTTCAGCGATGGGCGCACGCTGGCCGGACTCCTTCAGAACGAGGGCGTGACCATCACGGCGGGCGTGCCGACCATCTGGATGGGCCTACTGGCCGAGCTTGACCGGGCCAAAGCCGAGGGCGAAGCCTACGACCTGCACGCCCTAGAGCGCCTGATCGTGGGGGGCAGCGCCGCGCCCGAAAGCCTACTGCGGGCCTTCTGGAACAATCACGGCCTGACCATGCTGCACGCGTGGGGCATGACCGAAACACACCCGCTGGGCACTGCCAGCAGTGTGCCCGCCGGAGTCGATGCCAACAGCGACGAGGGCTTTGCGCTGCGGGCCAAGCAGGGCCGCGCCGTGCCGCTGGTCTGGCTCGATCTGCTCTCGGAAGAAGGCGAGAAATTGCCCCATGACGGCAAAACGATGGGCCGCCTGATCGCGCGGGGGCCGTGGATCGCCAACTCCTACTTCAAGGGCGAGGGCCAGAGCAATTTCTTCGAGCTGGACGGCAACCTGTGGTTCGACACGGGCGATATCGCCACGCTGGACGCACGCGGCTATATGCACATCCAAGACCGCTCCAAAGACCTGATCAAGTCGGGCGGCGAATGGATCAGCAGTGTGGATTTGGAAAACGCGATTATGGCCCACCCCGCTGTGGCCCAGTGCGCCGTGATTGCCATGGAAGACCCCAAATGGGATGAACGCCCGCTGGCCGTCGTCGTGCCGCGCCCCGGCCAGAGTGTCAGCCACGAAGAAATCATCGCCTTCATCTCGCCCAAGTTCGCCAAGTTCTGGCTGCCCGACGCCACCATTACCGCCGAGAGCATTCCGATCGGAGCCACCGGCAAATTCCTGAAACGCGAAATGCGCGAGCAGTACAAGGATTTCAAGCCGGGAAGCTGA
- a CDS encoding nucleotidyltransferase domain-containing protein gives MTVLSQLPEWLPDLTRLWAAEEGVLAVVLTGSFARGDADEWSDLDVQVLVADGAPIGGHTSYHGGLLLSVDRSELGHRERALTDPDTALWNLTALRTGLPLYDPAGVFAVLQAKAQALEWATLAPEAHRQAASRIAGTAEELHKIMGGLNAGDGEKVAYAALGLMLGLGQAALLSTGTLIPTENRWLTLARDAWPDAVWRESFSCLAGLGTDSPEARGRAGLTAYGRAVALAQWPLDFEQERREYAVAHEAARRGAAFLNRVVP, from the coding sequence ATGACCGTTCTTTCCCAGCTTCCAGAGTGGTTGCCTGACCTGACCCGGCTTTGGGCTGCCGAAGAAGGCGTGCTGGCCGTCGTCCTGACCGGAAGCTTCGCACGGGGCGACGCCGATGAATGGAGTGATCTGGACGTGCAAGTGCTGGTGGCAGACGGCGCACCTATAGGCGGCCACACCTCCTACCACGGAGGCCTGCTGCTGAGCGTAGACCGCAGCGAACTGGGCCACCGCGAACGCGCCCTGACCGATCCCGACACGGCGCTCTGGAACCTGACGGCGCTGCGAACAGGTCTGCCGCTGTACGATCCGGCGGGCGTCTTTGCCGTGCTGCAAGCCAAAGCACAGGCGCTGGAATGGGCTACGCTTGCGCCCGAAGCGCATAGGCAAGCGGCCAGCCGAATCGCTGGGACTGCCGAAGAACTCCACAAGATCATGGGCGGCCTGAACGCGGGCGACGGGGAAAAAGTCGCTTATGCCGCGCTGGGCCTGATGCTGGGGCTGGGGCAAGCAGCCCTGCTGAGTACCGGAACCCTGATTCCCACCGAGAACCGTTGGCTGACACTGGCCCGCGATGCCTGGCCCGATGCTGTGTGGCGCGAGTCTTTCTCTTGCTTGGCAGGACTGGGAACCGACTCGCCAGAAGCGCGGGGGCGTGCAGGCCTCACCGCGTATGGGCGGGCCGTCGCTTTGGCCCAGTGGCCCCTAGATTTTGAGCAGGAGCGCCGTGAATATGCTGTGGCACATGAGGCGGCGCGGCGGGGTGCAGCCTTTCTCAACCGAGTTGTCCCCTAA
- a CDS encoding NADAR family protein has product MTLPVYFYRTAHPFSNFHPSFFTADGVTYHTAEQYLMARKAQCFGDEERLTAILAAPTPDECKRLGRLVTPYDNAVWEAKRFEVALDMLRLKFGQNPKLRTVLLETGDAPLVEASPSDRIWGIGYREDDAEANRARWGQNLLGLALEQVRAEFRGQLG; this is encoded by the coding sequence ATGACCCTACCCGTGTACTTTTACCGCACTGCACATCCCTTTTCCAACTTTCACCCCAGCTTTTTTACGGCTGACGGCGTGACCTACCACACCGCCGAACAGTATTTGATGGCCCGCAAAGCGCAGTGTTTTGGGGATGAAGAACGCCTCACCGCGATTCTGGCCGCGCCCACGCCCGATGAATGCAAACGCCTGGGCCGTCTGGTCACGCCTTACGACAACGCCGTGTGGGAGGCCAAACGCTTTGAGGTGGCGCTGGACATGCTGCGGCTGAAATTCGGCCAGAACCCCAAACTCCGCACCGTACTGCTCGAAACGGGCGACGCGCCCCTAGTAGAAGCCTCGCCGTCTGACCGTATCTGGGGTATCGGCTACCGCGAAGACGACGCCGAAGCCAACCGCGCCCGCTGGGGCCAGAATCTGTTGGGGCTGGCGCTGGAGCAGGTGCGGGCAGAGTTTAGGGGACAACTCGGTTGA
- a CDS encoding methyltransferase domain-containing protein, with protein sequence MPRPARSSRSDRRSDNRHDPNSPFKRKASKPKGDYRERQPAHEYVLDVLPGLEAIAENELADVPLARDIRGLRFWYPGDMERLNRLKSVVAVYRIKAWDVPRPRGFLGNQQLGELATFVAEVARVGGHTSFRLGAAGKESSVMQRLASELEGLIGLTHNAEEGELLLRFRPEEHGEGWEVLARMTPRPLSARAWRVCNMNGGLNATLAYAVLKLAGQRDEDRIFNPMSGSGTLLIERSLMGPSAAMVGVDIDPAAVECAQRNIKAAKREIEVACVDALNTGLPDRSFDLILADLPWGDAIGTHGGNEVLYPAFLKEMYRLLSRQGRLAVITHEIKLFQGLLEDSTEWYARELFQAFSGGHHPKAYLLSKR encoded by the coding sequence ATGCCGCGCCCCGCCCGCTCTTCCCGTTCTGATCGCCGTTCTGACAATCGCCATGACCCCAATTCGCCCTTTAAGCGCAAGGCCAGCAAGCCCAAAGGCGATTACCGGGAGCGGCAGCCCGCACACGAATACGTGCTGGACGTGTTGCCGGGGCTAGAGGCGATTGCGGAAAACGAACTGGCCGATGTGCCGTTGGCCCGCGATATTCGTGGCCTGCGCTTCTGGTATCCCGGCGACATGGAGCGCCTGAACCGCCTGAAATCGGTGGTGGCCGTGTACCGCATCAAGGCTTGGGATGTGCCGCGCCCACGCGGTTTTTTGGGCAACCAGCAACTGGGCGAACTGGCAACGTTCGTGGCAGAAGTGGCGCGGGTGGGCGGCCACACCTCCTTCCGGTTGGGCGCGGCGGGCAAAGAATCCAGCGTGATGCAGCGCCTCGCCTCCGAACTGGAAGGACTGATCGGCCTGACACACAATGCCGAAGAAGGTGAACTGCTGTTGCGGTTCCGGCCCGAAGAACACGGCGAAGGCTGGGAAGTGCTGGCCCGCATGACGCCCCGGCCCCTGTCGGCGCGGGCGTGGCGCGTGTGCAACATGAACGGCGGCCTGAACGCGACGCTGGCCTACGCGGTGCTGAAACTGGCTGGGCAGCGCGACGAAGACCGCATTTTTAACCCCATGAGCGGCAGCGGCACCCTCCTGATCGAACGCTCCCTGATGGGGCCATCGGCGGCGATGGTGGGCGTAGATATAGACCCCGCCGCCGTGGAATGCGCCCAGCGCAACATCAAAGCCGCCAAACGGGAAATAGAGGTGGCCTGCGTGGACGCCCTGAACACGGGCCTGCCAGACCGCTCCTTCGATCTGATCTTGGCCGATTTGCCTTGGGGCGACGCCATCGGCACGCACGGCGGCAACGAAGTGTTGTACCCCGCCTTCCTGAAAGAGATGTACCGCCTGCTGAGCCGTCAGGGACGCTTGGCCGTCATCACGCACGAGATCAAGTTGTTTCAGGGATTACTGGAAGACAGTACCGAGTGGTACGCCCGCGAACTGTTTCAGGCGTTCAGCGGGGGGCATCATCCGAAGGCGTATTTGCTGAGCAAGCGGTAA